One genomic region from Streptomyces sp. Li-HN-5-11 encodes:
- a CDS encoding ABC transporter ATP-binding protein → MAEPAASGAVRQAGGESVPTVIADELHIVYRVGGGGSGRGSATAALNRILRRRSADVARGVREVHAVKGVSFVAHRGEAIGLIGSNGSGKSTLLRAIAGLLPPEKGRVYTDGQPSLLGVNAALMNDLTGERNVILGGLAMGMSREQIKARYQEIVDFSGINDKGDFISLPMRTYSSGMAARLRFSIAAAKDHDVLMIDEALATGDRRFQTRSEQRIRELREEAGTVFLVSHNNKSIRDTCDRVLWLERGELRMDGPTDEVLKEYEKFTGG, encoded by the coding sequence GTGGCTGAGCCGGCCGCCTCGGGCGCCGTCCGGCAGGCCGGTGGGGAAAGCGTCCCCACCGTCATCGCCGACGAGCTGCACATCGTCTACCGCGTGGGCGGCGGGGGGTCCGGCAGGGGCAGTGCCACCGCCGCACTCAACCGCATCCTCAGGCGGCGCTCCGCCGACGTGGCGCGGGGTGTGCGCGAGGTGCACGCGGTGAAGGGCGTCTCCTTCGTCGCCCACCGCGGCGAGGCGATCGGCCTGATCGGCTCCAACGGCTCGGGCAAGTCCACCCTGCTGCGCGCCATCGCCGGTCTGCTGCCTCCCGAGAAGGGCAGGGTCTACACCGACGGCCAGCCCTCGCTGCTCGGCGTGAACGCGGCCCTGATGAACGACCTGACCGGTGAGCGCAACGTCATCCTGGGCGGGCTCGCCATGGGCATGTCGCGCGAGCAGATCAAGGCCCGCTACCAGGAGATCGTCGACTTCTCCGGCATCAACGACAAGGGCGACTTCATCTCCCTGCCGATGCGCACCTACTCCTCCGGCATGGCGGCCCGGCTGCGGTTCTCCATCGCCGCCGCCAAGGACCACGACGTCCTGATGATCGACGAGGCGCTGGCCACCGGCGACCGCAGGTTCCAGACACGTTCCGAACAGCGCATCCGGGAGCTGCGCGAGGAGGCCGGCACCGTCTTTCTGGTGAGCCACAACAACAAGTCGATCCGCGACACGTGCGATCGGGTGTTGTGGCTGGAACGCGGGGAACTCCGCATGGACGGGCCTACCGACGAGGTGCTCAAGGAGTACGAGAAGTTCACGGGCGGGTGA
- a CDS encoding CDP-alcohol phosphatidyltransferase family protein: MSRPSVAELRPVVHPEGVKDRRSGEHWAGRLYMREVSLRIDRYLVGTSITPNQLTYLMTVFGVLAAPALLVPGIAGAVLGVVMVQLYLLLDCVDGEVARWKQQFSLGGVYLDRVGAYLTDAAVLVGLGLRAADLWGSGGAEWLWAFLGTLAALGAILVKAETDLVGVARHQGGLPPVKEAAAEPRSSGMALARRAAAALKFHRLILGIEASLLILVLAVADQIRGDLFFTRLGTAVLAGIALLQTLLHLVSILASSRLR, from the coding sequence ATGTCAAGGCCATCGGTCGCTGAACTGAGACCGGTCGTCCACCCCGAAGGGGTCAAGGACCGGCGCAGCGGTGAGCACTGGGCGGGCCGCCTCTACATGCGCGAGGTGTCCCTGCGGATCGACCGCTACCTGGTGGGCACCAGCATCACGCCCAACCAGCTCACCTACCTGATGACCGTCTTCGGCGTCCTCGCGGCCCCTGCCCTGCTGGTGCCGGGGATCGCGGGCGCCGTGCTCGGTGTGGTCATGGTCCAGCTGTACCTGCTGCTCGACTGCGTCGACGGCGAGGTCGCGCGCTGGAAGCAGCAGTTCTCGCTCGGCGGTGTCTACCTCGACCGGGTCGGCGCCTACCTGACCGACGCGGCGGTGCTGGTCGGCCTGGGCCTGCGCGCCGCGGACCTGTGGGGCTCCGGCGGGGCCGAGTGGCTCTGGGCCTTCCTGGGGACCCTGGCCGCCCTCGGTGCGATCCTGGTCAAGGCCGAGACCGACCTCGTCGGCGTCGCCCGCCACCAGGGCGGGCTGCCGCCGGTCAAGGAGGCCGCGGCCGAGCCGCGCTCCTCCGGGATGGCACTCGCCCGCAGGGCCGCGGCGGCCCTGAAGTTCCACCGGCTGATCCTCGGGATCGAGGCGTCCCTGCTGATCCTGGTCCTCGCCGTCGCCGACCAGATCAGGGGCGATCTGTTCTTCACCCGGCTCGGCACCGCCGTACTCGCCGGCATCGCGCTGCTGCAGACCCTGCTGCACCTGGTGTCCATCCTCGCGTCGAGCAGGCTGCGGTGA
- the shc gene encoding squalene--hopene cyclase encodes MTATTDGSTGATLPPRAAAASETVITTPVAAGVQAAAADAVRRATDFLLARQDAEGWWKGDLETNVTMDAEDLLLRQFLGLLDEETATAAALFIRGQQREDGTWATFYGGPGELSATVEAYVALRLAGDTPDAPHMAKASAWIREQGGIAAARVFTRIWLALFGWWKWEDLPELPPELIWFPKWFPLNIYNFGCWARQTIVPLTIVSAKRPVRPAPFPLDELHTDPDNPNPPRPLAPVTTWDGVFQRLDKVVRGYRGIAWRRLRKAAMTTAAQWIVQRQENDGCWGGIQPPAVYSVIALHLLGYDLEHPVMREGLKSLDRYAVWREDGARMIEACQSPVWDTCLATIALVDAGLPADHPQLVKAADWMLGEQVVRPGDWSVRRPDLTPGGWAFEFHNDSYPDIDDTAEVVLALRRVKHHDPERVERAIGRGVRWNLGMQSRNGAWGAFDVDNTSPFPNRLPFCDFGEVIDPPSADVTAHVVEMLAVEGLSHDPRTRRGIQWLLDEQEPDGSWFGRWGVNYIYGTGSVVPALTAAGLPGSHPAIRRAVAWLESVQNDDGGWGEDLRSYKYAKEWSGKGASTASQTAWALMALLAAGERDSGAVERGIEWLAATQREDGTWDEPYFTGTGFPWDFSINYHLYRQVFPLTALGRYVHGEPFADKLRTDKADADVPRAEAKGS; translated from the coding sequence ATGACAGCGACGACCGACGGAAGCACCGGGGCAACCCTGCCGCCCCGCGCTGCCGCGGCCAGCGAAACCGTAATCACCACCCCCGTGGCGGCCGGGGTACAAGCAGCCGCCGCAGACGCCGTGAGGCGTGCCACCGACTTCCTGCTCGCCCGGCAGGACGCCGAGGGCTGGTGGAAGGGCGACCTCGAGACGAACGTCACCATGGACGCCGAGGACCTGCTGCTGCGCCAGTTCCTGGGCCTGCTCGACGAGGAGACGGCCACCGCCGCCGCGCTCTTCATCCGCGGTCAGCAGCGCGAGGACGGCACCTGGGCGACCTTCTACGGCGGGCCCGGCGAACTCTCCGCCACCGTCGAGGCCTATGTCGCGCTCCGCCTGGCCGGCGACACGCCCGACGCCCCGCACATGGCGAAGGCCTCCGCCTGGATCCGCGAGCAGGGCGGTATCGCCGCCGCGCGCGTCTTCACCCGGATCTGGCTGGCCCTGTTCGGCTGGTGGAAGTGGGAGGACCTGCCCGAACTCCCGCCCGAGCTGATCTGGTTCCCCAAGTGGTTCCCGCTCAACATCTACAACTTCGGATGCTGGGCCAGGCAGACCATCGTGCCGCTCACCATCGTCTCGGCGAAGCGGCCCGTGCGTCCGGCCCCCTTCCCGCTCGACGAACTGCACACCGACCCGGACAATCCGAACCCGCCCAGGCCGCTCGCCCCGGTGACGACCTGGGACGGCGTGTTCCAGCGGCTCGACAAGGTCGTGCGCGGCTACCGCGGCATCGCCTGGCGCAGGCTGCGCAAGGCGGCGATGACGACCGCCGCCCAGTGGATCGTGCAGCGGCAGGAGAACGACGGCTGCTGGGGCGGCATCCAGCCGCCCGCGGTGTACTCGGTCATCGCCCTGCACCTGCTCGGCTACGACCTCGAGCATCCCGTGATGCGGGAGGGCCTGAAGTCGCTGGATCGTTACGCCGTGTGGCGCGAGGACGGCGCCCGGATGATCGAGGCCTGCCAGTCGCCGGTGTGGGACACCTGCCTGGCGACCATCGCGCTCGTCGACGCGGGCCTGCCGGCCGACCACCCGCAGCTGGTGAAGGCCGCGGACTGGATGCTGGGCGAACAGGTCGTGCGGCCGGGCGACTGGTCGGTGCGCCGGCCCGACCTCACGCCCGGAGGCTGGGCGTTCGAGTTCCACAACGACAGCTACCCCGACATCGACGACACCGCGGAGGTCGTCCTCGCCCTGCGCCGTGTGAAGCACCACGACCCGGAGCGGGTGGAGCGGGCCATCGGCCGCGGCGTGCGCTGGAACCTGGGGATGCAGTCGAGAAACGGCGCATGGGGCGCCTTCGACGTCGACAACACCAGCCCCTTCCCCAACCGCCTGCCGTTCTGCGACTTCGGCGAGGTCATCGACCCGCCGTCGGCGGACGTCACCGCGCACGTCGTGGAGATGCTCGCCGTCGAGGGACTCTCCCACGACCCGCGCACCCGGCGCGGCATCCAGTGGCTGCTGGACGAACAGGAGCCCGACGGCTCGTGGTTCGGCCGCTGGGGCGTCAACTACATCTACGGCACCGGGTCCGTCGTCCCCGCCCTGACCGCCGCCGGCCTGCCCGGCTCCCACCCGGCGATCCGCCGTGCGGTGGCCTGGCTGGAGAGCGTGCAGAACGACGACGGAGGCTGGGGCGAGGACCTGCGCTCCTACAAGTACGCCAAGGAGTGGAGCGGCAAGGGAGCGTCCACCGCATCCCAGACCGCCTGGGCGCTGATGGCGTTGCTCGCGGCGGGGGAGAGGGACTCGGGGGCGGTCGAGCGCGGCATCGAGTGGCTCGCGGCCACCCAGCGAGAGGACGGCACCTGGGACGAACCGTACTTCACCGGCACCGGCTTCCCCTGGGACTTCTCCATCAACTACCACCTCTACCGGCAGGTCTTCCCGCTCACTGCGCTCGGCCGGTACGTCCACGGCGAGCCCTTCGCCGACAAGCTCCGCACGGACAAGGCGGACGCGGACGTGCCCCGCGCCGAGGCCAAGGGGAGCTGA
- a CDS encoding 1-hydroxy-2-methyl-2-butenyl 4-diphosphate reductase — protein MSPRPAPSPLLIACALGIEHLALRMGDRGVRRRGLPRPGSPPDQWGADGPVTFLRTGMGPRAAERSVTQALDDPALARAAVLATGFCAGLAPGMHPGDLVVADETRDPRRNVPCTGTELLVKELARTLPGRTVHTGPLIGSDHVVRGPERSDLRATGAIAVDMESAATLLSAVRGGARPVAAVRVVVDAPEHELVRIGTVRGGISAFRVLRSVLPTFFEWHRNVLLPRR, from the coding sequence ATGAGTCCGCGGCCCGCTCCGTCCCCGCTGCTGATCGCCTGCGCGCTCGGCATCGAGCACCTCGCCCTGCGCATGGGCGACCGCGGTGTGCGGCGGAGGGGCTTGCCGCGCCCCGGCTCCCCACCGGACCAGTGGGGTGCCGACGGGCCGGTCACCTTCCTGCGCACGGGCATGGGGCCCAGGGCGGCGGAACGCTCCGTCACCCAGGCCCTCGACGACCCGGCGCTGGCGCGGGCCGCCGTACTGGCCACGGGCTTCTGCGCCGGACTGGCTCCCGGCATGCACCCCGGCGACCTCGTCGTCGCCGACGAGACGCGCGACCCGCGCCGTAACGTCCCGTGCACCGGCACCGAACTGCTCGTCAAGGAACTCGCGCGCACTCTGCCCGGGCGCACCGTCCACACCGGCCCGCTTATCGGCTCCGACCACGTCGTCCGCGGCCCCGAACGGTCCGACCTGCGCGCCACCGGCGCGATCGCGGTCGACATGGAGTCGGCGGCCACGCTCCTGAGCGCCGTGCGCGGGGGCGCGCGCCCCGTTGCGGCCGTCCGGGTGGTCGTGGACGCTCCGGAACATGAACTCGTCCGTATCGGCACGGTGCGCGGTGGAATATCGGCTTTCCGTGTTCTTCGCTCCGTCCTACCGACTTTTTTCGAATGGCACCGTAATGTGCTGCTTCCCAGGAGGTGA
- the hpnC gene encoding squalene synthase HpnC, with amino-acid sequence MTGTGAALDPERATLDKAAGENFPVAPFFLPHAWRADLMAVYGFARLVDDIGDGDLAPGGADARLLGVSPEEAGDRLVLLDAFEADLRRVFDGTPAHPLLRRLQHTVRRRSLTPGPFLGLIAANRQDQLVTRYETYDDLLAYCELSANPVGRLVLAVTGTSTPERVRLSDAICTALQIVEHLQDVKEDLGRDRVYLPATDMRRFHVQEADLAAPTAGASVRALVAYEAERARDLLNEGAPLVGSVHGRLKLLLAGFVAGGRAAIRAIAAAEHDVLPGPPKPGKVQLLREVGVTLRGEG; translated from the coding sequence GTGACGGGAACAGGTGCGGCGCTCGACCCGGAGCGCGCCACCCTCGACAAGGCCGCGGGCGAGAACTTCCCCGTGGCACCGTTCTTCCTGCCCCACGCCTGGCGCGCCGACCTCATGGCCGTCTACGGCTTCGCCCGCCTCGTCGACGACATCGGCGACGGCGACCTGGCTCCCGGCGGCGCCGACGCCCGTCTGCTCGGCGTGTCGCCCGAGGAGGCCGGCGACCGCCTCGTCCTCCTCGACGCCTTCGAGGCCGACCTGCGCCGCGTCTTCGACGGCACACCGGCCCACCCCCTGCTGCGCCGGCTGCAGCACACCGTCCGCCGCCGCTCGCTGACCCCCGGACCGTTCCTCGGCCTGATCGCCGCCAACCGCCAGGACCAGCTCGTCACCCGCTACGAGACCTACGACGACCTCCTCGCCTACTGCGAGCTGTCCGCCAACCCCGTCGGCCGTCTCGTCCTCGCCGTCACCGGCACCTCGACCCCCGAGCGAGTCCGCCTGTCCGACGCGATCTGCACCGCCCTGCAGATCGTGGAGCACCTCCAGGACGTCAAGGAGGACCTCGGCCGCGACCGCGTCTACCTGCCCGCCACGGACATGAGACGCTTTCACGTCCAGGAGGCGGATCTCGCCGCTCCCACCGCGGGCGCATCGGTGCGCGCGCTGGTCGCGTACGAAGCGGAACGCGCCCGCGATCTGCTGAATGAAGGCGCCCCCCTCGTGGGTAGCGTCCACGGCAGGTTGAAGCTGCTGCTCGCAGGGTTCGTGGCAGGGGGAAGGGCGGCGATCCGCGCGATCGCCGCCGCCGAACACGACGTACTTCCCGGCCCGCCCAAGCCCGGCAAGGTCCAGTTGCTGCGCGAGGTGGGCGTGACTCTGCGAGGAGAGGGGTGA
- a CDS encoding polyprenyl synthetase family protein, with amino-acid sequence MLDQHGAPGSRTLGTATRGETVPTVPPAPTAADGVDVTALLERGRTLATPVLRAAVDRLAPPMDTVAAYHFGWIDAEGNPAHGDGGKAVRPALAVLSAEVTGAAPETGVPGAVAVELVHNFSLLHDDLMDGDEQRRHRDTVWKVHGPAQAILVGDALFALANEVLLELGTVEAGRATRRLTTATRALIDGQAQDISYEHRDRVSVEECLEMEGNKTGALLACASSVGAVLGGADDRTADTLEKYGYHLGLAFQAVDDLLGIWGDPEATGKQTWSDLRQRKKSLPVVAALAAGGSASERLGEILAADAKSSDFENFSEEEFAARAALIEEAGGREWTAEEARRQHTIAIEALDAVDMPDRVRAAFTALADFVVVRKR; translated from the coding sequence ATGCTCGACCAGCACGGCGCCCCAGGTTCCCGCACCCTCGGCACCGCAACAAGAGGAGAGACTGTGCCCACTGTGCCCCCGGCCCCGACGGCAGCCGACGGGGTGGACGTGACCGCGCTGTTGGAGCGCGGCCGGACCCTGGCCACGCCGGTACTGCGGGCGGCCGTGGACCGCCTGGCCCCTCCCATGGACACCGTCGCCGCCTACCACTTCGGCTGGATCGACGCCGAGGGCAACCCGGCGCACGGGGACGGCGGCAAGGCCGTCCGCCCCGCTCTCGCCGTGCTCTCCGCGGAGGTCACCGGCGCCGCGCCCGAGACCGGCGTCCCCGGAGCGGTCGCCGTCGAACTCGTCCACAACTTCTCGCTGCTGCACGACGACCTGATGGACGGCGACGAGCAGCGCAGGCACCGCGACACCGTCTGGAAGGTGCACGGCCCCGCCCAGGCGATCCTGGTCGGCGACGCCCTGTTCGCCCTGGCCAACGAGGTCCTCCTGGAACTCGGCACGGTCGAGGCCGGCCGCGCCACCCGCCGCCTGACCACCGCCACCCGCGCCCTGATCGACGGTCAGGCGCAGGACATCTCCTACGAGCACCGTGACCGCGTCAGCGTCGAGGAGTGCCTGGAGATGGAGGGCAACAAGACCGGCGCCCTGCTCGCCTGCGCCTCCTCCGTCGGCGCGGTGCTCGGCGGCGCCGACGACCGCACCGCCGACACGCTGGAGAAGTACGGCTACCACCTCGGCCTGGCCTTCCAGGCCGTCGACGACCTCCTCGGCATCTGGGGCGACCCGGAGGCCACCGGCAAGCAGACCTGGAGCGATCTGCGCCAGCGCAAGAAGTCCCTGCCGGTCGTGGCCGCGCTCGCGGCGGGCGGATCCGCCTCCGAACGGCTCGGCGAGATCCTCGCCGCCGACGCCAAGAGCAGCGACTTCGAGAACTTCTCCGAGGAGGAGTTCGCGGCCCGCGCCGCCCTCATCGAAGAGGCGGGCGGCCGCGAGTGGACGGCCGAGGAGGCGCGCCGTCAGCACACCATCGCCATCGAAGCCCTCGACGCCGTCGACATGCCCGACCGGGTACGGGCCGCGTTCACGGCGCTCGCCGACTTCGTCGTCGTACGAAAGAGATGA
- a CDS encoding glycosyltransferase codes for MKVGAVIITMGNRPDELRALLDSVAGQDGDPVEVVVVGNGSPVPDVPEGVRTVELPENLGIPGGRNAGIEAFGPGGRDADILLFLDDDGLLARHDTAELCREAFAADEELGIISFRIADPDTGVTQRRHVPRLRASDPMRSSRVTTFLGGANAVRTAVFAEVGGLPDEFFYAHEETDLAWRALDAGWMIDYRSDMVLYHPTTAPSRHAVYHRMVARNRVWLARRNLPAVLVPVYLGVWMLLTLARRPSRPALKAWFGGFREGWTTPCGPRRPMRWRTVWRLTRLGRPPVI; via the coding sequence ATGAAGGTCGGCGCGGTGATCATCACCATGGGCAACCGCCCCGACGAGCTGCGCGCCCTGCTCGACTCGGTCGCGGGGCAGGACGGCGACCCGGTCGAGGTGGTCGTCGTCGGCAACGGCTCGCCCGTCCCGGACGTCCCCGAGGGCGTGCGGACCGTCGAGCTGCCCGAGAACCTCGGCATTCCCGGCGGGCGCAACGCCGGCATCGAGGCCTTCGGCCCGGGCGGCCGCGACGCCGACATCCTGCTCTTCCTCGACGACGACGGCCTGCTCGCCCGCCACGACACCGCCGAGCTGTGCCGCGAGGCGTTCGCGGCCGACGAGGAGCTCGGCATCATCAGCTTCCGCATCGCCGACCCGGACACCGGCGTCACCCAGCGCCGCCACGTGCCGCGGCTGCGCGCCTCCGACCCGATGCGCTCCTCCCGCGTCACCACCTTCCTCGGTGGCGCGAACGCCGTGCGCACGGCGGTCTTCGCCGAAGTGGGCGGCCTGCCGGACGAATTCTTCTACGCACACGAGGAAACCGACCTCGCATGGCGGGCCCTCGACGCGGGCTGGATGATCGACTACCGGTCCGACATGGTGCTGTACCACCCGACGACCGCGCCCTCGCGGCACGCGGTCTACCACCGCATGGTCGCCCGCAACCGGGTCTGGCTGGCCCGCCGCAACCTCCCGGCCGTCCTCGTCCCGGTCTACCTCGGGGTGTGGATGCTGCTCACCCTCGCCCGCCGCCCCTCGCGCCCGGCCCTGAAGGCCTGGTTCGGCGGTTTCCGGGAAGGCTGGACCACACCGTGCGGGCCGCGCCGGCCCATGAGGTGGCGCACGGTGTGGCGGCTCACCCGGCTGGGCCGGCCACCCGTCATCTGA
- the hpnD gene encoding presqualene diphosphate synthase HpnD, with amino-acid sequence MIRAVESEQHVAPPVLAAYSYCEAVTGQQARNFAYGIRLLPTPKRRAMSALYAFSRRVDDIGDGALADDVKAARLQETRSLLGRIREGAVEDDDTDPVAVALAHAARSFPIPLGGLDELIDGVLMDVRGETYETWDDLKVYCRCVAGAIGRLSLGVFGTEPGARGAERAPEYADTLGLALQLTNILRDVREDAEGGRVYLPSDDLAKFGCSAGFHGPTPPEGSDFPGLVHFEVRRARALFAEGYRLLPMLDRRSGACVAAMAGIYRRLLDRIEREPEAVLRGRVSLPGREKAYVAVRGLSGLDTRHVSRQTVRRRA; translated from the coding sequence GTGATCCGGGCCGTGGAGTCGGAACAGCACGTGGCCCCACCGGTACTCGCCGCCTACAGCTACTGCGAGGCCGTCACCGGACAGCAGGCCCGCAACTTCGCCTACGGCATCAGGCTGCTGCCGACGCCCAAGCGCCGCGCGATGTCGGCGCTGTACGCGTTCTCCCGGCGTGTCGACGACATCGGCGACGGCGCGCTGGCGGACGACGTCAAGGCCGCCCGGCTTCAGGAGACGCGTTCCCTGCTCGGCCGGATCCGTGAGGGCGCGGTCGAGGACGACGACACCGACCCGGTCGCGGTCGCCCTCGCGCACGCCGCCCGGAGTTTCCCGATCCCGCTCGGCGGCCTGGACGAACTCATCGACGGCGTCCTCATGGACGTCCGCGGCGAGACGTACGAGACCTGGGACGACCTGAAGGTCTACTGCCGCTGTGTGGCCGGGGCCATCGGGCGGCTCTCGCTCGGCGTGTTCGGCACCGAACCCGGCGCGCGCGGCGCCGAACGCGCCCCGGAGTACGCCGACACGCTGGGTCTCGCGCTCCAGCTGACCAACATCCTCCGGGACGTCCGCGAGGACGCCGAGGGCGGCCGTGTCTATCTCCCGTCCGACGACCTCGCGAAGTTCGGCTGCTCGGCCGGCTTCCACGGGCCGACCCCGCCGGAGGGCTCCGACTTCCCGGGGCTCGTGCACTTCGAAGTGCGCCGGGCCCGCGCGCTGTTCGCCGAGGGCTACCGGCTGCTGCCCATGCTGGACCGGCGCAGCGGCGCGTGCGTCGCCGCCATGGCCGGCATCTACCGCCGGCTGCTCGACCGCATCGAACGCGAACCCGAGGCCGTGCTGCGCGGCCGGGTCTCGCTGCCCGGCCGGGAGAAGGCGTACGTCGCCGTGCGCGGGCTGTCGGGCCTGGACACCCGGCACGTGTCCCGGCAGACCGTCAGGAGGCGCGCCTGA
- a CDS encoding ABC transporter permease, which produces MSETTHDGGVALGGSPSSGEGLTAAELAAKYGLSVSGARPPLMEYVRQLWGRRHFILAFSQAKLTAQYSQAKLGQLWQVATPLLNAAVYYFIFGVLLKASRGMSHATYIPFLVIGVFVFTFTQSSVMAGVRAISGNLGLVRALHFPRASLPISFALQQLQQLLFSMIVVFVVTIGFGSYPGLSWLLIVPALVLQFLFNTGLALFLARMGARTPDLAQLMPFVLRTWMYVSGVMFSISGILAGRPEWFIRLMQANPAAVYMDLIRFALIDDYGRSHLPPHVWALAVFWAVAVFAGGFVYFWKAEERYGRG; this is translated from the coding sequence GTGAGTGAGACAACGCACGACGGCGGCGTCGCCCTCGGCGGGTCCCCGTCATCCGGCGAAGGCCTCACGGCGGCCGAGCTCGCCGCCAAGTACGGTCTGTCCGTCAGCGGCGCCCGGCCGCCGCTCATGGAGTACGTCCGCCAGCTGTGGGGCCGCCGCCACTTCATCCTCGCCTTCTCCCAGGCGAAACTGACCGCCCAGTACAGTCAGGCCAAGCTGGGCCAGCTCTGGCAGGTGGCGACCCCGCTGCTGAACGCGGCCGTGTACTACTTCATCTTCGGTGTCCTGCTCAAGGCCAGCCGGGGCATGTCGCACGCCACGTACATCCCGTTCCTGGTCATCGGCGTGTTCGTGTTCACCTTCACCCAGAGCTCGGTCATGGCGGGCGTGCGCGCCATCTCCGGCAACCTGGGACTGGTGCGCGCGCTGCACTTCCCGCGCGCTTCGCTGCCGATCTCGTTCGCGCTGCAGCAGCTCCAGCAGCTGCTGTTCTCGATGATCGTGGTGTTCGTCGTGACGATCGGCTTCGGCAGCTACCCGGGCCTGTCCTGGCTGCTGATCGTCCCGGCCCTGGTGCTGCAGTTCCTGTTCAACACCGGCCTGGCGCTGTTCCTCGCCCGGATGGGCGCCAGGACGCCCGACCTCGCCCAGCTCATGCCGTTCGTGCTGCGCACCTGGATGTACGTGTCGGGCGTGATGTTCTCCATCAGCGGCATCCTCGCCGGACGCCCGGAGTGGTTCATCCGCCTGATGCAGGCCAACCCCGCCGCGGTCTACATGGACCTCATCCGCTTCGCGCTGATCGACGACTACGGCCGCTCGCACCTGCCGCCGCACGTGTGGGCCCTTGCCGTGTTCTGGGCGGTGGCCGTCTTCGCCGGCGGTTTCGTGTACTTCTGGAAGGCGGAGGAGAGGTACGGCCGTGGCTGA
- a CDS encoding iron-containing alcohol dehydrogenase family protein, with amino-acid sequence MPLLTRLIPSPVVVDIRAGALDDLACVLADERVSHSGKLAVAVSGGSGARLRDRIAPSLPGATWYEVGGGTLDDAIRLAGEMKGGHYDAVVGLGGGKIIDCAKFAAARVGLPLVAVPTNLAHDGLCSPVATLDNDAGRGSYGVPNPIGVVIDLDVIREAPARFVRSGIGDAVSNISAIADWELSNRVNGEKIDGLAAAMARQAGEAVLRHPGGIGDNGFLQVLAEALVLSGIAMSVSGDSRPSSGACHEINHAFDLLFPKRAASHGEQCGLGAAFAMYLRGAHEESAHMAEVLRRHGLPVLPEEIGFTVDEFVRAVEFAPQTRPGRYTILEHLDLKTDQIKDVYTDYVKAIGR; translated from the coding sequence GTGCCACTACTGACCAGGCTCATTCCGTCCCCCGTCGTCGTGGACATCCGCGCGGGCGCCCTCGACGACCTGGCGTGCGTCCTCGCGGACGAGCGCGTCTCGCACTCCGGCAAGCTCGCCGTCGCCGTCAGCGGCGGCTCCGGCGCCCGGCTGCGCGACCGGATCGCCCCCTCACTGCCCGGCGCCACCTGGTACGAGGTCGGCGGGGGCACCCTCGACGACGCGATCCGGCTGGCGGGCGAGATGAAGGGCGGCCACTACGACGCCGTCGTGGGCCTGGGCGGCGGCAAGATCATCGACTGTGCCAAGTTCGCCGCGGCGCGCGTCGGCCTCCCGCTGGTCGCCGTCCCCACGAACCTGGCGCACGACGGTCTGTGCTCGCCGGTCGCGACCCTCGACAACGACGCGGGCCGCGGCTCGTACGGCGTGCCGAACCCGATCGGGGTCGTCATCGACCTGGACGTGATCCGTGAGGCCCCGGCGCGGTTCGTGCGCTCGGGCATCGGCGACGCCGTCTCCAACATCTCCGCCATCGCGGACTGGGAGCTGTCCAACCGCGTCAACGGCGAGAAGATCGACGGCCTGGCCGCGGCGATGGCCCGCCAGGCGGGCGAGGCCGTGCTGCGCCACCCCGGCGGCATCGGCGACAACGGCTTCCTGCAGGTGCTCGCCGAGGCGCTGGTGCTCAGCGGCATCGCCATGTCGGTCTCGGGCGACTCACGGCCGTCCTCGGGCGCCTGCCACGAGATCAACCACGCCTTCGACCTGCTGTTCCCCAAGCGCGCCGCGAGCCACGGCGAGCAGTGCGGGCTGGGCGCGGCCTTCGCGATGTACCTGCGCGGGGCCCACGAGGAGTCGGCCCACATGGCCGAGGTGCTGCGTCGGCACGGACTGCCGGTGCTGCCGGAGGAGATCGGCTTCACGGTGGACGAGTTCGTCCGCGCCGTGGAGTTCGCCCCGCAGACCCGGCCCGGCCGCTACACGATCCTCGAACACCTCGACCTGAAGACCGACCAGATCAAGGACGTCTACACCGACTATGTCAAGGCCATCGGTCGCTGA